The following proteins are co-located in the Methanobrevibacter boviskoreani JH1 genome:
- a CDS encoding DNA-directed RNA polymerase subunit H has translation MKLDIQKHNLVPKHEILNNEEKAEFLDNLEYDEENLPKILLKDPVCKDIGAEEGDILRITRDSPTAGVFVTYRLVVDRNIE, from the coding sequence TTGAAATTGGATATCCAAAAACATAATTTAGTTCCGAAACATGAAATTTTGAACAATGAAGAAAAAGCTGAATTTTTAGATAATTTAGAATATGATGAAGAAAATCTTCCTAAAATTCTTCTAAAAGACCCTGTTTGTAAAGATATTGGTGCAGAAGAAGGAGATATTCTTAGAATTACTCGTGATAGTCCTACTGCTGGAGTTTTTGTAACCTACAGATTAGTTGTAGATAGGAATATTGAGTAA